One window from the genome of Nicotiana tomentosiformis chromosome 5, ASM39032v3, whole genome shotgun sequence encodes:
- the LOC104116970 gene encoding SAC3 family protein A isoform X4 translates to MPPIKVLILMATAIQDMLLIIVAINSNLINHILSHQLHIKIQVIMAINSNLINHILSHQEHIKIQVIMAINSNLINHILSHREHIKIQTSGGYTSGAYNNQTNVWHEGQYAAYTSHQYPSYSSDTNAAYSSTTAPAASQYQQQYKQWAEYYNPTQNDVTCAPGTENISVSNVSSLSCPVPAGYSASGVQASASYAPPGKPEPGLSASAAVQSPAVGGSVHDSYWKHWAPSFQNQQPDPVQSYGQKPLDVTPSHDNLRTQQSSSCPQGPSTQYQASYQMPHSYQSSLPTVQQTVTSADTSSASKLQIPTNPRITPTLTMGLTKLDKQTYTTNAAAKPAYVSVSLPKTVEKVSSHAADNALKPDAFPKSLRGYVERALARCKDDAQMVSSQAVMKEVIKKATADGTLHTRDWDTEPLFPMPSVDADNKERIIFSAPVSSSPTSKRSPSRRYKSRWEPLVEEKPTVQPASVTPDASKYGSWNRQFSGGKSDNKVNNSSHMKFSLPQRKTLKTDVFRPAKRQCVGDGMDTADNGEASSDSDKERSQSAHKSAAVALTDTPEERKRRENRSKRFERGHGSRVASNDIRSRNDGAGNVYARRATALVLSRNIEENGNHAVEDIDWDALTVKGTCQEIEKRYLRLTSAPDPATVRPEEVLEKALNMVQSSPKNYLYKCDQLKSIRQDLTVQRIRNELTVKVYETHGRLAIEVGDLAEYNQCQSQLKTLYAEGIKGCDMEFAAYNLLCVILHSSNNRDLPLAMSRLPAEARENEAVKHALSVRAAVSSGNYVAFFRLYKTAPNLNTCLMDLYAEKIRYAAVRCMSHSYRPTVPVTYIAQVLGFTSVLLTTEESEDADGVEDCMEWLKAHGACLTSDNSGEMQFDAKASVSSLYMPEPEDAVSHGDASLAVNDFLTRNPV, encoded by the exons ATGCCACCTATCAAAGTACTGATCCTTATGGCTACAGCAATACAGGATATGCTGCTTATTATAGTGGCTATCAACAGCAATCTAATCAATCATATTCTCAGCCATCAGTTGCATATCAAAATACAGGTGATAATGGCTATCAACAGCAATCTAATCAATCATATTCTCAGCCATCAGGAGCATATCAAAATACAGGTGATAATGGCTATCAACAGCAATCTAATCAATCATATTCTCAGCCACAGGGAGCATATCAAAAtacag ACATCTGGAGGTTACACAAGTGGTGCTTACAATAACCAGACCAACGTATGGCACGAAGGGCAATATGCGGCATACACTTCCCATCAGTATCCCAGCTACAGTTCTGATACGAATGCCGCATACAGTTCGACCACAGCCCCTGCAGCTTCACAGTATCAGCAACAGTACAAGCAATGGGCCGAATATTACAACCCTACACAAAATGATGTCACCTGTGCTCCTGGAACAGAAAATATTTCTGTTTCTAATGTATCCAGTCTGAGTTGCCCCGTCCCTGCTGGATACTCAGCTTCAGGCGTCCAAGCCTCGGCATCTTATGCTCCACCTGGCAAGCCAGAACCTGGTTTGTCCGCATCGGCTGCGGTGCAG TCTCCTGCTGTAGGTGGCAGTGTTCATGATAGTTACTGGAAACATTGGGCTCCCTCTTTCCAAAATCAGCAGCCTGATCCAGTACAGTCTTATGGTCAAAAGCCTTTAGACGTGACCCCTTCTCATGACAATCTTCGTACTCAACAAAGTTCTTCATGTCCTCAAGGACCAAGCACACAATATCAGGCCTCTTATCAGATGCCCCATAGTTATCAGTCATCCTTGCCCACCGTACAGCAAACTGTTACATCAGCAGACACGAGCAGTGCAAGCAAACTACAGATTCCCACAAACCCTAGAATAACTCCAACTTTGACCATGGGATTAACAAAGCTGGATAAGCAAACCTATACAACTAATGCAGCGGCAAAACCTGCATACGTCAGCGTTTCCTTaccaaaaactgttgaaaaagtATCATCTCATGCTGCTGATAATGCTCTCAAG CCTGATGCTTTTCCAAAATCACTTCGTGGTTATGTTGAAAGGGCTTTGGCTCGTTGCAAGGATGATGCTCAAATGGTGTCATCCCAAGCTGTCATGAAGGAG GTTATCAAAAAGGCAACTGCTGATGGTACACTTCATACGAGAGACTGGGACACTGAGCCTCTTTTCCCCATGCCCAGTGTGGATGCAGATAACAAGGA AAGAATAATATTCTCCGCTCCAGTTTCTTCATCtccaacaagtaaaagaagtcCTAGTAGGCGATACAAAAGTAGGTGGGAGCCTTTAGTAGAGGAGAAACCAACTGTTCAACCCGCATCAGTCACTCCTGATGCTTCTAAGTATGGGAGTTGGAACAGACAG TTTTCAGGTGGAAAGTCAGATAACAAGGTGAATAATTCGAGTCATATGAAATTCTCTTTACCACAGCGGAAAACCCTCAAAACTGATGTCTTTAGGCCAGCTAAGAGGCAGTGTGTTGGTGACGGAATGGATACGGCAGATAATGGTGAGGCATCCAGTGATAGTGATAAGGAACGTAGTCAGTCGGCCCATAAGTCTGCTGCAGTAGCATTGACAGATACTCCAGAGGAAAGAAAGAGACGTGAAAACCGATCGAAGCGTTTTGAAAGAGGGCATGGAAGTCGAGTAGCAAGTAATGATATTCGATCCAGAAATGATGGAGCTGGAAATGTGTACGCAAGAAGGGCTACTGCTTTGGTGCTTAGCAGAAACATTGAGGAAAATGGTAACCATGCTGTCGAAGATATTGATTGGGATGCTCTTACTGTCAAAGGAACATGCCAGGAAATTGAGAAACGCTACTTGCGTCTTACTTCTGCACCAGATCCTGCAACG GTGAGACCAGAAGAAGTCTTGGAAAAAGCGTTAAATATGGTTCAAAGCTCTCCCAAAAACTACCTTTACAAATGTGATCAGTTAAAATCAATACGCCAAGATCTTACAGTCCAACGCATACGCAATGAATTAACAGTCAAG GTGTATGAAACACATGGTCGATTGGCAATAGAAGTTGGGGACTTGGCAGAGTATAATCAG TGTCAGTCACAGCTAAAAACACTTTATGCAGAAGGAATCAAGGGATGCGATATGGAATTTGCAGCATATAATTTACTCTGTGTGATTTTGCACTCTAGTAACAACAGAGATCTGCCATTAGCAATGTCTAG ATTACCAGCAGAGGCCAGAGAGAACGAAGCTGTCAAACATGCTTTATCAGTTCGAGCAGCTGTGTCCTCTGGAAACTATGTTGCCTTTTTCAGATTATACAAGACAGCTCCTAACCTTAACACTTGTCTTATGG ATTTATATGCTGAAAAAATACGATATGCGGCTGTTAGATGTATGTCTCATTCATATCGTCCTACTGTTCCGGTCACCTACATTGCTCAGGTTTTAGGCTTCACAAGTGTCTTATTGACAACTGAAGAAAGTGAGGACGCAGATGGGGTGGAGGATTGTATGGAATGGCTGAAAGCCCATGGTGCATGCCTCACTTCCGATAATTCTGGAGAGATGCAGTTTGATGCAAAG GCATCTGTGTCAAGTCTCTACATGCCTGAACCTGAAGATGCTGTGTCACATGGAGATGCCAGTCTCGCAGTTAATGATTTTTTGACACGAAATCCGGTATAG
- the LOC104116970 gene encoding SAC3 family protein A isoform X3 gives MMNQGSTTNTMATLDPSPQENHQVVDANQHHMSSYYAAPNSIVTPWAHSADSYARENGVLSHSGYDHDQRAVPPSRNVQDGLNVATSATTPSSGDTNVQQDYSSYATYQSTDPYGYSNTGYAAYYSGYQQQSNQSYSQPSVAYQNTGDNGYQQQSNQSYSQPSGAYQNTGDNGYQQQSNQSYSQPQGAYQNTGAPYQPLSSFQNTGSYAGPASYSSTYYNPGDYQTSGGYTSGAYNNQTNVWHEGQYAAYTSHQYPSYSSDTNAAYSSTTAPAASQYQQQYKQWAEYYNPTQNDVTCAPGTENISVSNVSSLSCPVPAGYSASGVQASASYAPPGKPEPGLSASAAVQSPAVGGSVHDSYWKHWAPSFQNQQPDPVQSYGQKPLDVTPSHDNLRTQQSSSCPQGPSTQYQASYQMPHSYQSSLPTVQQTVTSADTSSASKLQIPTNPRITPTLTMGLTKLDKQTYTTNAAAKPAYVSVSLPKTVEKVSSHAADNALKPDAFPKSLRGYVERALARCKDDAQMVSSQAVMKEVIKKATADGTLHTRDWDTEPLFPMPSVDADNKERIIFSAPVSSSPTSKRSPSRRYKSRWEPLVEEKPTVQPASVTPDASKYGSWNRQFSGGKSDNKVNNSSHMKFSLPQRKTLKTDVFRPAKRQCVGDGMDTADNGEASSDSDKERSQSAHKSAAVALTDTPEERKRRENRSKRFERGHGSRVASNDIRSRNDGAGNVYARRATALVLSRNIEENGNHAVEDIDWDALTVKGTCQEIEKRYLRLTSAPDPATVRPEEVLEKALNMVQSSPKNYLYKCDQLKSIRQDLTVQRIRNELTVKVYETHGRLAIEVGDLAEYNQCQSQLKTLYAEGIKGCDMEFAAYNLLCVILHSSNNRDLPLAMSRFIC, from the exons ATGATGAATCAAGGAAGCACTACTAACACGATGGCCACTTTGGATCCCAGTCCACAGGAG AATCATCAGGTTGTCGATGCAAACCAACATCACATGTCTTCATATTACGCCGCTCCAAATTCTATAGTCACACCATGGGCTCATAGTGCAGATAGCTACGCCAGAGAAAATGGAGTTCTCTCACATTCTGGTTATGATCATGACCAACGAGCTGTGCCGCCTTCAAGGAATGTTCAAGATGGATTGAATGTTGCAACTAGTGCTACTACACCAAGTTCCGGTGACACAAATGTACAGCAAGACTATAGTAGCTATGCCACCTATCAAAGTACTGATCCTTATGGCTACAGCAATACAGGATATGCTGCTTATTATAGTGGCTATCAACAGCAATCTAATCAATCATATTCTCAGCCATCAGTTGCATATCAAAATACAGGTGATAATGGCTATCAACAGCAATCTAATCAATCATATTCTCAGCCATCAGGAGCATATCAAAATACAGGTGATAATGGCTATCAACAGCAATCTAATCAATCATATTCTCAGCCACAGGGAGCATATCAAAAtacaggtgctccttatcagccccTTTCCTCATTTCAGAATACTGGGTCTTATGCTGGGCCTGCAAGTTATTCAAGCACTTACTACAATCCTGGTGATTACCAGACATCTGGAGGTTACACAAGTGGTGCTTACAATAACCAGACCAACGTATGGCACGAAGGGCAATATGCGGCATACACTTCCCATCAGTATCCCAGCTACAGTTCTGATACGAATGCCGCATACAGTTCGACCACAGCCCCTGCAGCTTCACAGTATCAGCAACAGTACAAGCAATGGGCCGAATATTACAACCCTACACAAAATGATGTCACCTGTGCTCCTGGAACAGAAAATATTTCTGTTTCTAATGTATCCAGTCTGAGTTGCCCCGTCCCTGCTGGATACTCAGCTTCAGGCGTCCAAGCCTCGGCATCTTATGCTCCACCTGGCAAGCCAGAACCTGGTTTGTCCGCATCGGCTGCGGTGCAG TCTCCTGCTGTAGGTGGCAGTGTTCATGATAGTTACTGGAAACATTGGGCTCCCTCTTTCCAAAATCAGCAGCCTGATCCAGTACAGTCTTATGGTCAAAAGCCTTTAGACGTGACCCCTTCTCATGACAATCTTCGTACTCAACAAAGTTCTTCATGTCCTCAAGGACCAAGCACACAATATCAGGCCTCTTATCAGATGCCCCATAGTTATCAGTCATCCTTGCCCACCGTACAGCAAACTGTTACATCAGCAGACACGAGCAGTGCAAGCAAACTACAGATTCCCACAAACCCTAGAATAACTCCAACTTTGACCATGGGATTAACAAAGCTGGATAAGCAAACCTATACAACTAATGCAGCGGCAAAACCTGCATACGTCAGCGTTTCCTTaccaaaaactgttgaaaaagtATCATCTCATGCTGCTGATAATGCTCTCAAG CCTGATGCTTTTCCAAAATCACTTCGTGGTTATGTTGAAAGGGCTTTGGCTCGTTGCAAGGATGATGCTCAAATGGTGTCATCCCAAGCTGTCATGAAGGAG GTTATCAAAAAGGCAACTGCTGATGGTACACTTCATACGAGAGACTGGGACACTGAGCCTCTTTTCCCCATGCCCAGTGTGGATGCAGATAACAAGGA AAGAATAATATTCTCCGCTCCAGTTTCTTCATCtccaacaagtaaaagaagtcCTAGTAGGCGATACAAAAGTAGGTGGGAGCCTTTAGTAGAGGAGAAACCAACTGTTCAACCCGCATCAGTCACTCCTGATGCTTCTAAGTATGGGAGTTGGAACAGACAG TTTTCAGGTGGAAAGTCAGATAACAAGGTGAATAATTCGAGTCATATGAAATTCTCTTTACCACAGCGGAAAACCCTCAAAACTGATGTCTTTAGGCCAGCTAAGAGGCAGTGTGTTGGTGACGGAATGGATACGGCAGATAATGGTGAGGCATCCAGTGATAGTGATAAGGAACGTAGTCAGTCGGCCCATAAGTCTGCTGCAGTAGCATTGACAGATACTCCAGAGGAAAGAAAGAGACGTGAAAACCGATCGAAGCGTTTTGAAAGAGGGCATGGAAGTCGAGTAGCAAGTAATGATATTCGATCCAGAAATGATGGAGCTGGAAATGTGTACGCAAGAAGGGCTACTGCTTTGGTGCTTAGCAGAAACATTGAGGAAAATGGTAACCATGCTGTCGAAGATATTGATTGGGATGCTCTTACTGTCAAAGGAACATGCCAGGAAATTGAGAAACGCTACTTGCGTCTTACTTCTGCACCAGATCCTGCAACG GTGAGACCAGAAGAAGTCTTGGAAAAAGCGTTAAATATGGTTCAAAGCTCTCCCAAAAACTACCTTTACAAATGTGATCAGTTAAAATCAATACGCCAAGATCTTACAGTCCAACGCATACGCAATGAATTAACAGTCAAG GTGTATGAAACACATGGTCGATTGGCAATAGAAGTTGGGGACTTGGCAGAGTATAATCAG TGTCAGTCACAGCTAAAAACACTTTATGCAGAAGGAATCAAGGGATGCGATATGGAATTTGCAGCATATAATTTACTCTGTGTGATTTTGCACTCTAGTAACAACAGAGATCTGCCATTAGCAATGTCTAG ATTTATATGCTGA